A single genomic interval of Chryseobacterium paludis harbors:
- a CDS encoding type 1 glutamine amidotransferase domain-containing protein — translation MLKILIIVTNTGMYASGRLETGLWLSELTHIYHAAKEKGYKITIASPKGGSVPVDPESLKRFTLDKISEKYWTDKSFRELLGNSHPLSDVIQKEYDLVYLTGGHGTMYDFPDDPTIQFIIKNHYEKGKKVAAICHGVGGLLNIKISNGEYLIKGKSITGFDWFEESIARRKREVPFNLEAAIKERGADLKKAFIPMTSNVVVDGNLITGQNPFSSKEMAKIVIKELDKQ, via the coding sequence ATGCTAAAAATCTTAATTATTGTAACCAATACAGGAATGTACGCCAGCGGTAGATTAGAGACTGGTTTATGGCTAAGTGAATTGACACATATCTATCATGCTGCCAAAGAAAAAGGCTATAAGATTACAATTGCCAGCCCAAAAGGTGGAAGCGTTCCTGTTGATCCGGAAAGCCTTAAAAGATTCACACTCGATAAGATCTCTGAAAAATATTGGACCGATAAGAGCTTTAGGGAATTGCTTGGAAATAGCCACCCATTATCCGATGTTATTCAAAAAGAATATGATTTGGTCTATTTAACTGGTGGGCACGGTACAATGTATGATTTTCCGGATGACCCAACTATACAATTCATTATTAAAAATCATTATGAAAAAGGAAAAAAAGTCGCCGCCATTTGTCATGGTGTAGGAGGCTTGCTTAATATCAAGATTTCTAATGGTGAATATTTGATAAAAGGAAAATCCATTACCGGTTTTGACTGGTTTGAAGAAAGTATTGCCAGAAGAAAGCGAGAGGTTCCATTTAATCTTGAAGCAGCGATCAAGGAACGGGGTGCAGATCTTAAGAAAGCTTTTATTCCGATGACTTCAAATGTTGTGGTGGACGGAAATCTAATTACCGGACAAAATCCATTCAGTTCCAAAGAAATGGCGAAAATAGTTATTAAAGAGCTTGATAAACAATAG
- a CDS encoding tetratricopeptide repeat protein, translating to MMKIFFFLFPVCLFAQEKITPQYIDSKITEVNALSLTGKHDLYLKGNEDILEKSKQIHYSKGITLSYLNLSNISIFEGNYKKSLEYLNQAKTEKYTKDDVYTEMKIKHLISYNYIAIGLYTDAVAELKEVAELSDKITVDSIRIYNKASIFIDLGVTYRAKGQFDSATLSVRKAINILPHHRSPKMQNMSDLAHLALVEVKIDENKIDSADIYLSEVEAQSKKLTLVSNAKTYQLRGIICERRKDYASAISFYKKALELTKETKNIHVISDLNRSLSQVYLKINDKESYRKVYKKLTSIKDSLNTSSEHSTENIVKELVTKKEEKLKSKSDFLVNIIIVVILLIIVISVYIFKRARTEQKVLNEKNQEVKLLNKKLNIDFEEVVRLAKNNDPEFLNRFQEAYPDFFPKLLKIEPKMLVSELRFCALLFLNFSSKDIAQYTLLQPQSVQTKKNRLRKKLRIPSNIDIYIWMKDINFSDQLTGSLNRSRMYSYTKYYSLIKKLKTIIKVKKQK from the coding sequence ATGATGAAAATTTTCTTCTTTTTATTTCCTGTTTGTCTGTTTGCCCAGGAAAAGATCACGCCCCAATATATTGATTCAAAAATTACGGAAGTAAATGCCTTATCACTTACAGGAAAACATGATTTATATTTAAAAGGGAATGAGGATATTTTAGAAAAATCTAAACAAATCCATTACTCAAAAGGAATTACGTTAAGCTATTTAAATCTTTCCAATATTTCCATTTTTGAAGGGAACTATAAAAAAAGTTTGGAATATTTAAATCAGGCAAAAACGGAGAAGTATACTAAAGACGATGTTTATACAGAGATGAAAATAAAACATCTTATCAGTTATAATTATATTGCAATAGGTCTTTATACAGATGCCGTTGCAGAGCTTAAAGAAGTGGCTGAATTATCAGATAAGATCACTGTTGATTCAATAAGAATATACAATAAAGCATCTATATTCATTGATCTCGGTGTAACGTACAGGGCCAAAGGACAATTTGATTCAGCCACCCTAAGTGTTAGGAAAGCAATTAACATATTACCGCACCATAGAAGCCCAAAAATGCAAAATATGTCAGATTTGGCCCATTTAGCATTGGTGGAAGTTAAAATTGATGAAAATAAAATTGACTCTGCAGATATATATTTAAGCGAAGTAGAAGCACAATCTAAAAAGTTAACTTTAGTCAGTAATGCAAAAACGTATCAACTAAGGGGTATAATCTGTGAAAGGAGAAAAGACTATGCCTCAGCCATTAGTTTTTATAAAAAAGCATTGGAACTGACTAAAGAGACAAAAAACATTCATGTAATATCGGATTTAAATCGGTCATTATCTCAGGTATATCTGAAAATCAACGATAAAGAATCATACAGAAAAGTTTATAAGAAACTTACCTCCATAAAAGACAGCTTAAATACCAGTTCTGAGCATTCAACGGAAAATATTGTAAAAGAATTAGTGACAAAAAAAGAAGAAAAACTAAAATCCAAGAGTGATTTCTTAGTTAATATTATTATTGTAGTGATCCTATTGATAATCGTTATTTCTGTATATATTTTTAAAAGAGCCCGCACAGAACAAAAAGTTTTAAATGAAAAAAATCAAGAAGTAAAATTATTAAATAAAAAACTTAATATTGATTTTGAGGAAGTAGTACGGCTGGCTAAAAACAATGATCCGGAATTTCTTAACCGATTTCAGGAAGCTTATCCTGATTTTTTTCCAAAACTTTTAAAAATAGAACCCAAGATGCTTGTCAGTGAATTACGGTTTTGCGCCTTGTTATTTCTCAATTTTTCAAGTAAGGATATTGCTCAATATACCCTTTTACAACCGCAGTCCGTACAAACAAAAAAGAACAGATTAAGGAAGAAATTAAGAATCCCATCAAATATTGACATTTATATTTGGATGAAGGATATTAATTTCAGCGATCAATTAACCGGTTCACTAAACCGGTCCAGAATGTACAGTTACACAAAATACTATTCTCTTATTAAAAAACTCAAAACTATTATTAAAGTAAAAAAACAGAAATAA
- a CDS encoding helix-turn-helix domain-containing protein, producing MKKYPDHKRIYEDILNSEYPDKLAECSGILRKKTLSTLDIISLNVIIFGQKDRETSLVNQRLRAYSYEAIVDILEYQRKHNMTNSEIALHFKISRNSIAKWKKKYE from the coding sequence ATGAAGAAATATCCTGATCATAAAAGAATTTATGAGGATATCTTAAACTCAGAGTATCCTGATAAACTAGCTGAATGTAGTGGAATTCTAAGGAAAAAAACACTTTCGACATTAGATATCATATCACTTAATGTGATAATTTTTGGTCAAAAAGACAGAGAAACTTCACTTGTTAACCAAAGACTTCGTGCTTACAGTTATGAAGCTATTGTAGATATTCTTGAATATCAAAGAAAACACAATATGACAAATTCAGAGATTGCTTTGCATTTTAAAATTAGTAGAAATAGCATTGCCAAGTGGAAGAAAAAATATGAATAA